Below is a genomic region from Sphingomonas sp. KR3-1.
GGCGCCAAGATGCCGGTGATCGTGCTGACCGGGCATGGCGACGTCTCGATCGCGGTGAAGGCGATGCGCGCCGGCGCGGTCGACTTCCTCGAAAAGCCGTTCGAGGCCGATCACCTGCTGTGCGCGATCGGCAAGGCGTTCGAGCGCATGGCCGAGACCAGCAGCGAATCGCGCACCGACGATGCGCGCGCGCTGCTCGCCAGCCTGTCGATGCGCGAGCGCGAAGTGCTGGAAGGCCTCGCCACCGGCTATCCGAACAAGACCATCGCCTATGACCTGGGCATCAGCCCGCGCACCGTGGAAGTGCACCGCGCCAATCTGATGCAGAAGCTGGGCGCGCGCAGCCTCTCCGAAGCGCTGCGCATCACCTTCACCGCCGAGATGGGCGAGATCTGAGGCACCGGCCTGGCCCCTCCCCCGAAGGGGAAGGGCTTGGCACAGCTCAGAACCAGCCCGCAGTCTCCGCGAGCACCATGACGCCCGCGACGATGAACAGCACGGCCGCGATCCCGTGCACCAGCTTGAGCGGCACCCGCTTCAGCAGCGCGTTGCCCAGGAACACCGCCGGCACATTGGCGAGCATCATGCCGATGGTCGTGCCCGCGGTCACCGCCCAGACATTGTGGAAGCGCGCGCCCAGCGCCACCGTGGCGATCTGGGTCTTGTCGCCCATCTCGACCAGGAAGAAGGCGATCGCCGTGGTCAGGAACGCGCCGAAGCGCGCGGGCTTGTCCTGCAGGTCGTCGATCTTGTCGGGGATCAGCGTCCACAGGCCCATGGCGATGAACGACGCAGCGATCAGGTAGCGGAACCAGGCGCCCGAGAGCAACGTCGCCGCTTCCGAGCCGACCAGCGCGGCGAGGAAATGGTTGGCGAGCGTCGCCACCAGGATGCCGAGGACAATCGGCACCGGCTTCTTGAAGCGGGTGGCGAGCAGGATGGCGAGCAGCTGGGTCTTGTCGCCCATCTCGGCGAGCGCGACCAGCGCGGTGGAACTGAAGATGGCTTCGAGCAAGGGACAACTCCGGGCCGGACGGAAACGAAATCAACGACATCGCACCTCCCCGCCCGGCAAGGACGGAGATGCGACGCCATTGGTCTCGCCCGAACGGTGTTCCCGTCCCTTCCGCGCCATGGCCTCTCGGCCAAGTATGTTGACGCGGGAGCCCGCGCGAACGCGGCTGGCTACTCCCCAAATAGCGAAGTGCTGCCCGGGGGCAGCGCAGCGCCGCCCCTAGACGCGAACCGGGCCGAACGCGAGTCCTTTGTGCGTCAGCCGGCGATCCCGAGCCGCACCAGCTCGGCCGCGGGCGCTTCCTCGGGCTCGCTGCGCAGCGAGGCGATCAGGTCGCTGATCGAGCGCAGTCGCGTCGAATCGAGGAAGCGGCTGCCCCAGTCGCGCGCCAGCGCCGCCGCGTCCGCGCCGGTATCGGCCAGGATCGAGGGGAAGGCGATGCGCAGTCGCGGCCCCGCGAAGAGCTGCTCGGGCGAGGCCGCCACCGCCGAACCCAGCGGCCGGACGAACACGGCGCCGGCCACCTTCTCGACATAGGAAGCGGGCGACAGCCGCGCCCACCAGGTGACGGCGAAGCAGCCGATGCCGTGGGCAACCAGCACCACCGGCCGCTCGGTGAGGCGCACTGCCTCGTCGAGCCGCGCGGCCCACAGGTTGCGCCCGCCACCGCCGGCGCCCAGCTCGATGATCTGCCCGGCATGGGCAAGCAGGCTGCGCGCGGGGCGATCGGCACGATCATAGATGGTGAGGGTCGGAATCGACGAGTCGAAGAGGCCATTCTCGGGCATTCGTTTGTCTCCCTGCGGGGCGGGGGAAGCACGCTCAACGAGTCGCCAGCTTATTCCTACCCAGAGGCTATGCAATCGGGACTCCCGCCGAGTTGCGCCGGAGCGAAGTCGTGGCGCGCCGAAATACGCATGCGGTCGTTTTTGCTAATGCGATTGACTCGCAATACTATGCTCCCTATCCGGCCCCGAACCGTCCGCGTCAAAGGGATCCGTAATGACAGCCTTGTCCCGCAGCGCGCTGCTCGGCAGTGCCATGCTCGCCCCGAGCCCCGCCTCGGTCGATGTCCGCAATGTGGGTAATGCCCAGTATTTCGGTGGCCTGATATGGGGCCAGGCCTACTATGCCGCCCCGCGCAATGTCAGCGGCGCGCTGAGCTTCAACTACTAAGATCAGGATCGTGGCAGGGGCGGCAGAACAGAGGCAGGGCTGGCGGTATCGCGCCAATGTCGGCGCGCGCGTGGTGGCGGGAACGCTCGGGGCCTATGCAGTCGCCGCGCTGTTCGCCGCCGCGCTCGCCCGCACCTTGCCGATGCCGAGGGCCGATGCGACGATCCCGGCGACGTTGCTCGCCTTCGCGCTCGGGCCGTGCGTGACGGTGTGGGCGTTCCTTGCCCGCGGGCCGTGGCGCGCTTGGGCCGGGGTGATCCTGTGCGGCGCCCTGTTCGCCGCGATCGCCTGGCTCGCGGGTATGCCGGCATGAGCGCCGCGATACGCGAGGGCGTTCGCCAGGTCATGGCCTGGCTGCACGGCTGGGTGGGGCTGCTGCTCGGCTGGGTGCTGTTCGTCATGTGCCTGGCCGGCACGCTCAGCGTGTTCAAGCCCGAGATCGGCCAGTGGATGCGCCCGGAGAACAGCGCCAAGGCCGATCCCGCCGATGCGATCCAGGCGGCGACCGACTGGCTGGGCAGGAACGCCAAGGACACCACCGGCTGGTATCTCAACGTCCCCAATGCGCGGATGAACACCACCGAGGCGGCCTATGACAGCGGCGGCACCTTCCTGTTCCGCGCGCTCGATCCGGTGAGCGGCGCGCCCGCCGCGCGCGAGACGCTGGGCGGCGAGTTCTTCTACCGGCTGCATTTCGAGCTTGAGCTGCCCTATCCCTGGGGCCGGCTGCTCGCCTCGATCGCGGCGATGGTGATGCTGGTCGCGCTGATCACCGGGATCATCGCGCACCGGCGCATCTTCAAGGATTATTTCACCTTCCGCCCGGCAAAGGGCCAGCGCTCCTGGCTCGACGGGCACAATGCGCTGGGCGTGCTCGCCACCCCCTTCCATCTGATGATCACCTTTACCGGGCTGGTCACCCTCGCCTCGCTGAGCATGCCCTGGGCGCTCACCGCCAATTACGGCAGCGATCTTGCCGCACTGTATCACGACCTCACCCCGGGCCTTGCCGAGCGCGCCCGCGCCAATGTCCCCGCCCCGCTCGCGCCGGTTGCGCCGATGATGCGCGCGGCGCAGCGCGAGCTCGGCGGCACGATCGGCCGCGTCTATGTGATCAATCCGGGCGACAAGGCCGCGGTGGTGAGCGTGTTCCGTTCCGACGCCGATCAGCTCGGCTTCAACATGGCCGAGATGAGCTTCGATGGCGTGACCGGCGAGCCGCTCAGCAAATGGGTAGAGAAGCGCGGCGCGGTGCAGACCTACAACGTCGTCTACGGGCTGCACATGGCGCGCTTCGCGCCCGTAGCGACGCGCTGGCTCTATTTCCTCGGCGGGCTGATGCTCACGCTGGCGATCGCCACCGGCATGGTGCTGTGGATCGTCAAGCGCCGCGAACGCGCGCCGCTGTCGCTCGGCAACCGGATCGTCGAGCGGCTGAATGCCGGGGTGATCGGCGGGGTGCCGCTCGGCTGCGCGCTCTATCTGCTCGCCAATCGGCTGCTGCCGCTCGGGATCGAGGATCGCGCCGGGCTTGAGACCGCGGTGGCGCTGTGGACCGCCGCCGCAGCGCTTGTCGCCGGCGCCGCGCTGCCGCCGCGCTGGTCCTGGCCGATCCTGACCGGGGCAACCGCTATCGCCTGCGCTATCGCCGCGCTGCTCCCCTTCCTGCCGAGCGTGATGTCGCTGGTGCTGCTCGTCACTGCCGCGGCGCTCGGCTGGCTGGCGGCTCAGCAGCGCCGCGGCCCGAAGAAGCGCCCCGAGCGCAGGCGGCGGGCGGCATGACGCTGGCGATCACCGGGCTGCTCTATCTCGGCATGTTCGCGCTCGCCGCCGGCATGTCGCGTCACGAAGCGCCACTGCTTGCCGGCCAGGCGCGGCTGGCGGCGCTCAGGCAGCCCGCATATTGGGGCTGGGGTCTCGTCGCACTCTCCGCACTACTGGCTGTCTTCGCACGCGATGGCGGGCAGGCGCTGGTGCTGTGGTTCGGGCTGGTCCCGTTCGTCAGCGCGATCCTCCTGCTCGGGCTGACCTACCGCCCCGCGGTGCCGCGCGCGGTGGTGCCGGTCGCGGCGCTGATGGTGCTCGCCGCGCCCTTCCTCTAGGCGGCGACGCGGCCGCGCACCAGCGCGCCGGCGATCGCGACGATCTCGGCAGGGTCGAACGGTTTGCCGATCGCTGGAACAGTCTCGAACCCGTCGGGCAGATGATCCCGGCCATAGCCGCTGACAAAGGCGAAGGGCACGCCGTGCGCCTCGAGCGCCCGTGCGATCGCCTCGACGCTGGCGCCCTGGAGATTGCCGTCGAGCAGCGCGCCGTCGATCTGCCCGCTCTCGACGAGCGCCTGGGCATGCTCGGCGGTCGCCGCGGGCCCGACGATCTCGACCCCGGCATCGGCCAGGATCGCGATCAGCTCGAGCGCGACC
It encodes:
- a CDS encoding DUF3325 domain-containing protein; its protein translation is MTLAITGLLYLGMFALAAGMSRHEAPLLAGQARLAALRQPAYWGWGLVALSALLAVFARDGGQALVLWFGLVPFVSAILLLGLTYRPAVPRAVVPVAALMVLAAPFL
- a CDS encoding PepSY-associated TM helix domain-containing protein codes for the protein MSAAIREGVRQVMAWLHGWVGLLLGWVLFVMCLAGTLSVFKPEIGQWMRPENSAKADPADAIQAATDWLGRNAKDTTGWYLNVPNARMNTTEAAYDSGGTFLFRALDPVSGAPAARETLGGEFFYRLHFELELPYPWGRLLASIAAMVMLVALITGIIAHRRIFKDYFTFRPAKGQRSWLDGHNALGVLATPFHLMITFTGLVTLASLSMPWALTANYGSDLAALYHDLTPGLAERARANVPAPLAPVAPMMRAAQRELGGTIGRVYVINPGDKAAVVSVFRSDADQLGFNMAEMSFDGVTGEPLSKWVEKRGAVQTYNVVYGLHMARFAPVATRWLYFLGGLMLTLAIATGMVLWIVKRRERAPLSLGNRIVERLNAGVIGGVPLGCALYLLANRLLPLGIEDRAGLETAVALWTAAAALVAGAALPPRWSWPILTGATAIACAIAALLPFLPSVMSLVLLVTAAALGWLAAQQRRGPKKRPERRRRAA
- a CDS encoding alpha/beta hydrolase, whose product is MPENGLFDSSIPTLTIYDRADRPARSLLAHAGQIIELGAGGGGRNLWAARLDEAVRLTERPVVLVAHGIGCFAVTWWARLSPASYVEKVAGAVFVRPLGSAVAASPEQLFAGPRLRIAFPSILADTGADAAALARDWGSRFLDSTRLRSISDLIASLRSEPEEAPAAELVRLGIAG
- a CDS encoding TMEM165/GDT1 family protein, giving the protein MLEAIFSSTALVALAEMGDKTQLLAILLATRFKKPVPIVLGILVATLANHFLAALVGSEAATLLSGAWFRYLIAASFIAMGLWTLIPDKIDDLQDKPARFGAFLTTAIAFFLVEMGDKTQIATVALGARFHNVWAVTAGTTIGMMLANVPAVFLGNALLKRVPLKLVHGIAAVLFIVAGVMVLAETAGWF
- a CDS encoding response regulator, with protein sequence MNDRRLVHIVDDEESVRNSIGFMLQTTGYSVRTWPSGAAFLRDLRTAEPGCILLDIRMPEMDGLAVQQQLNARGAKMPVIVLTGHGDVSIAVKAMRAGAVDFLEKPFEADHLLCAIGKAFERMAETSSESRTDDARALLASLSMREREVLEGLATGYPNKTIAYDLGISPRTVEVHRANLMQKLGARSLSEALRITFTAEMGEI
- a CDS encoding DUF3649 domain-containing protein: MAGAAEQRQGWRYRANVGARVVAGTLGAYAVAALFAAALARTLPMPRADATIPATLLAFALGPCVTVWAFLARGPWRAWAGVILCGALFAAIAWLAGMPA